One genomic segment of Amycolatopsis sp. Hca4 includes these proteins:
- a CDS encoding enoyl-CoA hydratase/isomerase family protein, with protein MPVLTTTRDAGVATIRIDRPPANAVDPAMIAEFREVLPPLADDPEVRCLVITGTGKFFIAGADIAVMRDLSDVNQAKMRGWIDVQRILERAPKPVIAAMNGHALGGGAELALACDLRILSAAASFGYPEITLGLFPGAGGSQRLPRLVGPHRAKRLMIEGTRLTAQQALEFGLVDRVVDPGLFDAAVAEEARLLAAKPTAAIGILKRVVDEGHGLPIEEALLREGKGVTELTRTADAAEGLQAFLDKRPPRFIGH; from the coding sequence CCACCACCCGGGACGCCGGGGTCGCGACGATCCGGATCGACCGGCCGCCGGCCAACGCCGTCGATCCGGCCATGATCGCGGAGTTCCGCGAGGTGTTGCCGCCGCTGGCCGACGACCCCGAGGTGCGGTGCCTGGTCATCACCGGCACGGGCAAGTTCTTCATCGCCGGCGCCGACATCGCCGTCATGCGGGACCTGTCCGACGTCAACCAGGCGAAGATGCGCGGCTGGATCGACGTGCAGCGGATCCTGGAACGGGCTCCGAAGCCGGTGATCGCCGCCATGAACGGCCACGCCCTCGGCGGCGGCGCCGAGCTGGCCTTGGCCTGCGACCTGCGGATCCTCTCGGCCGCGGCGAGCTTTGGGTACCCGGAGATCACCCTCGGCCTGTTCCCCGGGGCCGGTGGCAGCCAGCGGCTCCCCCGGCTCGTCGGACCGCACCGGGCCAAGCGGCTGATGATCGAGGGCACGCGCCTCACCGCTCAACAGGCCCTCGAGTTCGGCTTGGTGGATCGCGTGGTCGACCCCGGGCTGTTCGACGCCGCGGTGGCCGAGGAGGCCCGGCTGCTCGCGGCCAAACCGACCGCGGCCATCGGCATCCTCAAGCGGGTCGTCGACGAAGGCCACGGCCTGCCGATCGAGGAAGCCTTGCTGCGCGAAGGGAAAGGCGTCACGGAGCTGACCCGCACCGCGGACGCCGCCGAAGGCCTGCAAGCCTTCCTCGACAAGCGGCCGCCACGGTTCATCGGACACTGA
- a CDS encoding ferredoxin family protein, with protein MAYVIGANCIDVTDRACLDVCPVDCIYVGERKSYINTNECIECGACEPECPVDAIFVDRKARGDESKAVFVTDSIAFFEQPLPGRDAPLGDPGGAGTLGDLGVDTPMVAQY; from the coding sequence GCGCCAACTGCATCGACGTCACCGACCGCGCGTGCCTGGACGTCTGCCCCGTCGACTGCATCTACGTCGGCGAGCGCAAGAGCTACATCAACACCAACGAGTGCATCGAGTGCGGCGCCTGCGAACCGGAGTGCCCGGTGGACGCCATCTTCGTCGACCGCAAGGCGCGTGGCGACGAGAGCAAGGCAGTGTTCGTCACCGACTCGATCGCCTTCTTCGAGCAGCCACTGCCCGGCCGGGACGCGCCGCTGGGCGACCCCGGCGGCGCGGGCACGCTCGGCGACCTCGGCGTGGACACCCCGATGGTCGCCCAGTACTGA